The Spinacia oleracea cultivar Varoflay chromosome 2, BTI_SOV_V1, whole genome shotgun sequence DNA segment GCTTATTTCAAGTTTGGTTCTAACATAATACAGTACGAGATCAAAGTTTTCCATCATCTAATCTAGATGTAATCataacaaaacacaaaaacagaaaatatttgcataaataaaataaaataataataacaattctATAgtcaaatttacaaaatttatgTATTTGATATTTACCTGATGAGATTTTTGGATGTGATTCTAGGAGCTTTAATTGCCGCACCAATCAAACTACTCCCAGTAATATAAATTCCcctgcaacaacaacaacaacaacaacaacaatcaaatatcaaaaaacagattcaattaatttataaaatccTAAAAAAAAGGGCCGGGAAATACCAGGCGGCGCCAAGGACGGAGATGCCGATGGAAAGGGCGATGCCGAGGGCCGAGAAGGTGTAAGGAGAGATCTGAACCAGAGCTCTCGCCCATGAACTTGTTACCGGGTACGCCATTACTAAATCtccttattttctctctcttcctctgtTGATAATTTGGGGGAAATTTCGTTTGtgggtttttttttatctgATCTTGAGATGCTGGGGTGttcgtggtggtggtggcggtggtggtggtgtcagaggagagagaaagtcagGAAAATTAcagattttggaggattttaaTTCATGTGggcttgtttttttttgtttttttttttataatgtgTAGACGTGTTAAAAATCGATCCGACGCGAAataaaaatcaaacacaaattcttatttacataaggtgtacgataaatattgtacaccgaagttaaattatgtaaaatgcttaaaagttacccttatcaataataatgtaaaagttatctattttttactgataaaatttttcattttaataaaaaatatttcttcaaaataaataataatgtataaaatttatcatttagccctttaaaatatttatctatcaacttcttttaaataatataaaagttagagaaaatttggtaaaagttagagaaaactgggtaaaagttatgttggtgtacaCTTTGTGCATGCAAAACCTTCTCAAATTGTCCAAATTGTAGAAAtaaaaaacaaccaacaaatacaataaaagaaaaataaaggaaatATTAGAACCCATGAATGAAGTAGGAAGCAATCTGATAACCAAAACATCGACCATAAtccatttattttaaatatattatttatattaatatttaaacataaaatgtattgataaatccattatttattaaagttattgcttatttaattttcttttttggttATAAATTATGCAGGTATGTAACctttttattttcgttaattattatgcatattgtattagattgtgaatttttaaTAGTTAATCATTTTCACCCGAATATCACCCGATCCACCCGGTTCACACAAGGGTGATGGATGGACGAAATGCGGGTGATGAGTAAAGCGGGTGACAGATGGACCGAAAGGAACGGGTGATCACCCAAATCCCACCCATTTCATCCCTAATTGCCACGAGGTCATGTGTACAGTACAAGGAAAATCCGACTTGTGATAACTTGTAACTTCACGACCCAAGACATAAAATCAGATAagcttattttaattaaattgctaTTAGTCATATTACCTAGCTACATAACCTTATTTGAGTTAGGTATGGACAGCTTGACAACCATCTCCAAATGAAGgaagtagacctgtcaaacgggtcggtcgggttgtaaaaaaattattttcggattcgggtttgcaaatgcttgttcaagacccggaagtttcgggttcgggtcgacccaacgggttaaGAGATTTtcaaacgcgcattatattttcattaatttaggggataaatatacaaaatattggcacAAAGTAACAAATTTtcatacacaagtttatatttagtcaaattcaactataaaatggtgtataattcaaattaaaatcatattacacacaacaatagtaaaaacatcgtgtctattatgcttaactcataatctcatttattactataaatacaatgattttcaatcggtcgggtccaaaacgggttcgatcgggttttgacccatttcTTTTCGGGTTcagataaaatcgggttacgggtcacaaaatcttgttcaggacccaatATTTTCGGCTCGGGTTGAAGTCGATTTTCggatcgggtcgatttttgacaggtctagaaGGAAGTGTACAATTTGTTGGACGAACGAAATAAAACTTGCTTTTACACGCAGAGGAAGATCTTGAACACTTTTACAAAGAAAGCAACATAGTAAGTAATTTTgcaattatacacaaattttacGGGGTTCGGTACCTAAAAGTACGTAACGGAATTTTCCGGCCGGGAAGCTGGGCCCACCCAAGCCTTACAGAACATCCACATTCCACAACTGTTTACACAGTAAGATAGTACTCAGCAAACACACAAATGCACCACCAAAATCGGTCCATTTCTATTAACTTATGTTCAAAGTAATAATTACAGTAGCCATGCCGATTACAGGACACTTACAGAGTTACaacactatatatatatatatatatatatatatatatatatatatatatatatataaggatATTAGCTTCACAGAATTTATACATGTCATAAATTATGCAGTAAGTTCAGGAACACAAGGCGCTTAATGCTAGTGTAACGGAAACCTAAGTTAAACTTTCCTTCTTCGGGTTCTGTAAGCAATCTGCAGTGAACACAAAACACAGAGGTTGTAAAATCATACTTGTATTAAAATAGACCGAAATGAGCCGAATAGTGATATAATGTAATGGATTTTGACAATTTAACATAAAAACTATCTGCACGCAACAGCAGAATCAAACCAATGAAGAGGAGTTCAAGGTTTTACTACCACAAAAATAGCCCCGAAAACAAAACAAGCAAAGCTAAACATGAGGCAAACTTTTCTGCACTACCCGTCCCCACTCACAACCTATGTTATCCAGACTCAAATACCTGTATCAGACATGGGTACATGTTCAAGTGTCCAACACgactattttgtgaaaaaaactgcatgattttggtccaaaatgaagtgtccAAGTATCCTTATCCATGTCAGAGTGTCGAGGATCCTACACGGGTATTTGAGCTAAAATGAAGAGTTTGGTTAACAGAGCTCACAACCTCAGCAGAATGAAGTCACATTTGCGCATTTATATGAAGTAAAAAACTGTTTTCACGATAAGTATAAGCAAGACAATTTACAGATGTATGGAAATGCTGAGTTTACTCACTGAGTCCTTGTTCTCATGAGAAACACCAGAATCTGATGTGTCTAGCGATACTTTAAGCCCCAAACAACTCTTTTTCTGCTGAGAATGTTTCTGCAAGCCTTTTACTGCATGAAAGCATGacttattatatatatatgtatataaatataaaataatacaagatGAGATCACACTAACAATGGAAGAAAACCTCTTTCTACAGCACTTCGGAAAAGTGTGGGGTACAAAGCCAAATTGAAGGAGGGAAAAGTAGGGTAATCAAGAAAATAAGAGTAGAAAAcatttattcaatttttttctattttggagggaaaagatTAGTGCATGTATTAATTTAAGGACAAAGTGTCCATCAAAACATAGGGCGCAACCTCTGAAGGGAAGAAGTTAACCCAAACCTGTTACATTTATTCAACTGAatttgactgaaattaaattatctgAACTAATTTTTGCTGAAAAGAATATATTTGTGTGTTGTATTGTCTGAAAAATAACTTACTTTTgctgaacttatttgaaataagtcaaaataagttgaaacAAACAATCCCTAAGATTGAGAAGTTCGATGCTCACAATTTAGTAGAAATTTAAGTTGCTAAGTTTAAAATATAGTAGCAGAGAAGCACCTAATGGTAAAAGCAGAAAATAATCTCCATACTTCTTAGTTCTTACATGCTTGCAAAGCATGCCACCAAGGACATAAGCAGGGTTTATATGTCTGCGAAAAACTAGGTATGGTTTTGGCAGGAGCAAAGAAAGAATTTTGGAGAGAACTGAAATCAACAACTTTCCAGCTTATACACCCTGCTTGTCTTTTAACTGAGCTACGTCAGAGATAAATATACCTGGTAATGAGTTTGTTCTATCTAACAAAACTGTCCGCTGACTTGTTCCTGATCCTTGTGTTTTAGCACCACCTTCTCctgaaacagtggctagtctgtTTCTGTTGACATTAGAGCACTGTTTTTTGGGACCGCTGCACACATGATAGTCATTTTGAAAGAATAAAAGTCAATTTCAGTTGACTTCAGGCTTTGCATCTTATTTCTTATACTTGAATTTTAATTGACATGATCTATAGTTGATGGGAAAAAAAAGTAGATGCTAACGAAAAACACCATACGGAAAGCAACCCCTCCAAACTAAGCCTTTTTACTTTAATGTTTACATTGCAACCTAGTTTCAGCTACCAAATTCACTCACCCCAAGTCCCCAACACAGGTTAAGAAAATGGACTTTCAGGAGAAAGGAAAAAGCAGAAAGACAAAGGAGAGGAAGACATAAAATTTACCAACATATTAAAACTATCCACAATAAATAGGATTTGACAACTTACCGTTGCCGGAAAAAGGAAACAGTTGACCCCTGTTAGAAAAACCTCACAATCAGATGATGAAAAAATTGATCAAGAATTTCAGTATTGCATACAGGGAAAGGAGGAAAAAAAACCAAATCACAATGAAAGCAAAATCACACATTGAATTATAAAGATTTATCAGGAACAAATTCAAACCATTTGTCCTTATACTATGTCAAATACAATTAAGCCAAGCCAAGCCAAGCATTATATAGCTAAGTTGGCTGTTTTATTGATCTTTTGTTTGCAGGGAGGGATAAGAAATTATACAAAAATTATTCCTACTCAGACAAACGATTTCCACAGAAGACTGAAAAGGTCATAGAACCACGGACATTAGGAAAATTATCTCGTGTACATAATCTTTCAATTAAGCAAACCATTCAACTTTTGATACTAATTTTAGGACAAGAATACAGTCAAAGTAACCAAAATCTAGATAAGAAAATATGCCTAATTCGATTGACAAGGTCCTTCAACATTCAGCTTCTTCAGTACAAGAGTTCATTTAATTCTTTGAAAAAACAGGCAATGAGAAGTTTAATATTGCCAatcccgttgtcgtcccgttatcgcttttgggtcaattggaaacaacctctctgcaattgcaggggtaaggttgcgtacgttcgacccccccttaccccgcttcttgtgggagcctctttgaggcaatggggtaatgataatgatgaatgaGTAAAATGAAAGATTCTACTACAAACTAATTGTATTCTGATTTATAAGCTGGTACACCTCATACAACGtattttatatttcctaatGCACACCACTTAAAGTTTAGCAAGGCACAAAACTATAATCAGCAGAGAAATGAGATATCAAGTTTGACAAGATCCTTACGTCTGAGCTGCAACTTTGTTTGATATTTGTTTCATAGTAATCCAGATTTTCTGTAAAATCGCAGATTTTCTTCCTTTTCCTCTCTCTCTGCGGTGAAACTGCCAATGAAACATCAACCTCTTGTGAAGAAATATCTGATTCAATGCCAAAGAGCTCCAAATTTGCAGATTCAGAATCAAGCTGATGTTCTTTTGCTCGTAAATGTGCAATATCTCCAGAACCATCTGCGTGAACTTCTTCAATAACTGATGAACCAACTTGCAAGTGCGCAACAGAAGAGTTGACTATTCCATTTTGTTGTCTTCCTTTGGGACATGCTTCAAGGACACAAGTTGAGGCCATCTCTTCCCTGGAAACCTTTTTGTCTATCATCGTATTTTTTGACACTTCAACTTGCTTAGACATGGGTAACGCAAAAACATTCTGTCCTTGCAAATTGTCTTTCAGATATTTTCGATTGCGCTTTACAGTCGAGCTGAACAACTGAGCAACAAAATGCAATGAGATCATAGAATTtatttaggtcataaaaaaattgaacaaagtACTAATGTGACACCTGTTCGAAATCACATTCAAAGACTTGAACAAGCTTTTTAAGAAAATCTTCATTGACCGGTGCTGCAAAGCAATTATCCTGAAAAAAGATGTTACAAAATGAATCAACAATGATCAATTCAGTCCATTCTCAACTATTGTCACACGGAGGTAGGAAAACTTGCCTCGTTAGTTCTCCTTGTCTCGCAAGTTTTATATAGCGATGATGGAAGAAGAACCAGTCCGGGGGCACCGGACAAATCAACTTTATCCGGTTTAGTAGCATTTAAAACTGACATTCCAATTTCTGCTAACATATGCAGCTTCTGCaacatttgaaaaaaaaacatccaattattacaacaaaataaacaGAAACAAAGCCTTTCCACACATAAAAAAACAGAAACAAGGAATTTATTCAAAATACTTACAGGCGTTTTTTCAGGATCTATTACATCCTCTGCTCTTCTGATGGCCCGAAAAATACTTCTCAGATACAGAAAGTTtttgttgacatcaacaaattGAGAGTTAACCAACACATGCAAAAGCAGAAGAAGTGGCCTGCAAAAATAACCTGTCAAGCACATGCATTGTGACATAATCGCCTTATGAAATTAGATTACTAAACTACCTGCAAAACTGAGCAGTATGTTCTTCATTGTCAGAGTTTACATGTAGAAATCCTGCATCATGAGCAAGAATGTGGAGCAAGAACACCACTATGTATGCTGGGCTATCTGTCATTGATTCTTCTTTGCCTGGAGCAGAGCAGGTAAGAGCTGCTTTGTTTTTTTCCTTGATGAACTCTATCAAATAATTCAATGACTGACAAGCAGATTATACAAATTACACTGTGTTAGCGTAACCTAAGTAAAAATTGTATCTTATGGATAGCCAGTACTTAGGCGCACCTTTTGTTGATCTATGACAGAGTCAGCTGCAGCCAAAGGAAATGCACAAGCAAATTTACTTGAGGCAGCACGCCCTTTCAGCAACTTGTGAGTTTTATCAAGAAATGCTTCACGTGCAAAAGATGACGTGTCCTGCAACAATGGGGTGTTAACACAAGCACGATGCAAAGAAAGTAGCAATAGTAATTATTTTAACTCAAAAACCAAACCATAAAGGCAGATGAACACTTTCATCTCATGTAATTCATTTTTCTTCTCTTAAAACAACAAACTCATCAAGCTTTATGAGCACAAGATTAGTGCAGAATTCTTAATGTTTTACTCCATTACAGTCTACCTGCTAGTTCTAGCTAAgtattaggattttaatcatccAAAAAAGAGAAGCGGAAAAGTTTCCATCaagatccccccccccccccccaaaaaaaaaaagataagaaACGCTACCCTGTAATTAccatattattttctttttagtcTAAAATTTACATCCAAGTGGATAATGGGTTATACAGACCATAACCATCTAAGACTTGCATGCAGCTTCCACATAATAagatgaaaattttgaatctctTGTAAATCTCCTCTCTGACTAAAAATGATAGTCCCACTCTCTTGTCCActcaatttatgaaattatacccTTGATAATAGTTATATTATCCTATCCTAATCAATTAGGTGAAGGTTATATTCCCTAATCATAATCCCATGCTTTATAAAACCTACTTTCAGGACACCCCAAGATGTATAAATGAATTATTTTCAGGAGGAAGCATAATTGTCTGATAAGAATCAGAAAAGGCCAATGGATGGTAAACTTGATGATTTCTTTTAGTTTTCCTAATACGGAATCATAAAACAATCTCTTGAACAACTCAGAGTCTTCAATAGCAAGGCCGTGAGAGAAGATAAACTATCATGAGTAGTTAACCATCCTAACCGAACAAGAGACAGTTTAATCTGATAGTCAGATAAGTGAAATTTATTTACACAGTATTGCCCAGTGGTCTCTGTAAACAGTATTCACCAATCACCAGCACTTAAAAACTCCATACCTTTGCCATCAGAATAGTTGACTGGAAAATATGGGGTGAAATATGCATCTCCCACCGTCTCGAAAGCCGCATAATAGACTTAGCAGCTGCTAATCTAATGTGAGCCTTGTCATTTTcactgcatttattagataaCAACTTAGACACTGACAGACAaagttgaaaagaaaataattagACTAATACCGAATGTGGACAGTCTTCCACCCCCATCAACTACGTCTTGATGATTTTAACTTAAAGAgtctaaaattttattcaattAGGGAATTCAGCACGAGATTAACAGGTTAAGTAGTCCTTATGCATGTAAAGCCAAAGTGTAGCAGGTATCATTAccattcatcattatcattaccccattgcctcaaagaggctcccgcaagaagcggggtaaggggggtcggACTTACGCAACCTTAGTACCTTATCCctacaattgcagagaggttgtttccaattgacctaaaagcgataacgggacgacaaccgaacgaccatcttctacttcatggaaagtcTAGCAGGTATGAAGAGATAAATTACCATGCTGTTGCAGCATCAGGAAAATCACCCGCTAGTAGCACTTTAGACAAAATATTTAATAGGTCACTGATTTGTACCCTCCCATTACTTCCTTTCTTTGGTAAAACACTCTTGACCAGTGTTTTGAGTCCATATATCTGCAAAAGAGAAGCACAAATGCAGGATAGTCAAGAGGGACTAGAACTAGATGTTGTTGTAGAGATAATAAACATTAAGAAAAACTCATACAGTACCATGGTGAATTAATGTTCTGAACATAAGGAGGAAACAGcaataaaatcattttcttAAACTTCATAAAAGAAACCTGGAAGCAGATACATTACATACATAGGTCCATATATCTATCACTCGAAAAGTTGAAATGAATAAGATTGCATATATCTACCATTTGTATGATTGTATTCTTAACACTTATTCACCTTAAAGTAAGTAGAGCAATGGCTCCAAACCCCAAAGTCTCACTCTCACATTCACATTGTCTAAAAGTTCCTCAAACTAACTTCAGCTCTCCTATAGCCCCTTGCATTGCAAATTTgcagttttaaaataaaaacttaaaccatcacaaacaaaaaacataGACTCAAAATACAGTGTATATAGTAATATACCTAAGTGAGCAAAAATGTGAGTCTGAAGGAACAACATGAACTCGTATatcaagaaaagaaaaaatcaaaattatatTGATGAACTAAAATTTTAAACGACATTTACTTTCAACTTGCAATGGAAGGAGACATTGCTTCCGGTTTTCTCATCTACCACAACAACACCGCTGCACGCTTTGTTCTGCAACAGATTGTCACTATATTTTAGAGAGAGGAAAATAAagcataaaataaaattctctCATTACATGATCATCAGAGCAGGAAAATAAATTGTGGTTCATCATCTGATCATCCAAGGAAAATCTACCTTGAAAATTCTTTCCCGGATGTATGATAAGATTTCATTCTCCTGTTTCTGAAATTCCACGACAGCATGTTGTGATATGCAGCCCAAAGACTGCAGTACAGTGGGAAGGTTCAGGCCACTATGAAGTGATTTCAAAAGTTTCTGGAAGCATAGAGAGGGAAAAAAGGATCAGTATAGAGTTTGCTAGCAAACAGCAATTATGCAGGCAGAATCAGTCAGTCAAGacagaaaataagaaaattgaaTTCAAAATGTTGGCACCAGTTTGCTTTATCAATATTACAAGACTGAGAGTTTAAGACCCATGATTCACACTATTACTAAACAATAGAGATGATCTTGATTTCATCAAAACAATAAAGTGTGATGTCAAGAAGATGTGCAATTGACTATAGATAGAGCATTGTCCTTTATAAAGTGGAACTGGATATGGAATAATAAGCCATAACACAAAGAAAAACACCGGTACATATGTTTCTACCATCAAGGTTTGATATGCCCTAGGAGAATATATAAAACTAGAATGTATGACCAGGAAAGTGCCTCCTTCAAGGGCAGAGAACCAGGGATATAATAGACCACAATATGAGAAActataattattaatcatgtgaAGTACTAAAGTTTATGGCATGGCCCTaggaattattttaaaatttgtaattacAAGACAATTTCTACACACGTAAATAAGTATAAGAATTAAGGAGTTCAAATATATATGCAGATGTATATACCTGGCACAACTCCACCCAAGGATGTTCGGAGGGACCAAGTAATGCAGCGATAACTGATACAGCAGCCTTGGACTGAGCACGAGTCCCCTCCAGGCACAACCTCTCCAGCAACGGGTAGATTTCACTACATGCAATCATGCAATGAGACAGCGTCATCAATCAAAACAAACGGGGCAATGAGAGAAAAGGAGGCCTAAAATACCCTCGCTCCCATTAGAGTCATTCTTTCCTTTTCAGCAGATTGCATACCAAAACAAAATGCATCAGTAAACATTAAGAAAATAGTAACTGAgccctccaaaaaaaaaaaaaaatggccaTTACTCTCACTTAAATGTCAAATGAGAATATTGTTTAGACTCTAGAGGGATAAGCTAATTCACAACTCACATGAAGTTGGGTCATGAAAGAAAATCAATCGCCAAATCATTACTTTGAGTCTTTGACCATTAATTTTACTTGAGCAATGGGTTTTTATTCAGAGTGACTAATGATTTTTAACTTACATGCAGAGGTGTTGTCCACATTGCTCCATAAGAGAACATTAACATCATATCATTGCACGTGTCTCAAAACAAACTTGTAGGACATAATGACATAAGGAGGGTATTTAAGACTATAAGAGTATAAGACACTCAAAGTCTCAAACTTCTAGGAAATATTGAGAGTACATAAGACTATTAGAGTTATAATTCAGTATAAAACTGTTTCGTGATAGTCACTGATAGGAATTTCTAGAGACCCCACATATGGCCTTCATATAAACTAAGAGCCTTTCTGCCTACAATTTCAACAATATGGGAGCATAATAAGGATCATACCTGAGTTCCATAGTGATAAACGGACCAACTTTTGCTAACAACTGAAGTAACTTCCCACACAACAGGGAATCCTCCTCTAGTATCAGCAGTTTAAATTGTTCTTCTGAACCCCTCAAAAGTTTCGGGAAGTTTCTGACAATATCCTGATTCAAAAAGATGACCATGAATAATAAACACAAAAATTGGCTATTATAAGCCGAAACAATGAACAACTTAAAGCTGAAGCTCCAACAAAAGTAGGATGAACAATCCTTTTCATAAAACTGCAAAAGAGGTGGTACCCCTAGGGTGTTACACACACAATAAAACACAAACCAATGTATCAAACCATTGACAAATTAAAGTAAGCATGCTACTAGACGA contains these protein-coding regions:
- the LOC110783815 gene encoding sister chromatid cohesion protein PDS5 homolog B → MSSTTKAGEHCTQNENTLSLSSQFFPFLIQKKKITQYNKLTLLKTLFNLNLFSQIHHTLLTMANNPEKIVADIGHKLAQQSRLTKDFLVKSLRQAASALLDLDQLPSLKPSIRPLSQSLVKHGLVHHKDKDVRLLVAVSFCEIIRVLAPDPSFEDKVFKDIFELFVNIFTELPDTTSPYFSRRVKILETVATLECCRRMLDLDCGDLILKMFSTFFSVVREEHQQSLINSMLSIMSLILNEEEAPLPLLELILRNLKNKEEGPAHASYRLAVALLQNCAETIKPAVCGLIMSCISDRESVISDLKECYHEMIFEIFQCIPHMLLAVIPNLAQELVTDQVDVRIKSVNLIGKLLALVQDHGIQEHHYLFVELLKRFSDKSADVRISVIRAVKTCYMANPSAIETHKILSSLEGRLLDFDASVRTEAIAAVCDLAKFSLKNFPEALIARATDRLRDKMTSVRKEALKKLLEVYREYCTKCNEGQMALNASYEQIPCKILVLSFDKSLKEFWPQNLELLLAMDFFPASLPGDDRMKHWIYLYSTFTPAHVTALNMILCQKRRFQTDMQSYLSLRSKSQEIDVEEVDVRIKSAFMRISAACPNVKAEESYLDDNILFQLSQLLEEQELSSAEALRDKFLKDIGDKHPLFRFLKLLSLRCSNNIFCSEHVRYILDYVSGNRCRDTHQKESSFSLLSDIVRNFPKLLRGSEEQFKLLILEEDSLLCGKLLQLLAKVGPFITMELSEIYPLLERLCLEGTRAQSKAAVSVIAALLGPSEHPWVELCQKLLKSLHSGLNLPTVLQSLGCISQHAVVEFQKQENEILSYIRERIFKNKACSGVVVVDEKTGSNVSFHCKLKIYGLKTLVKSVLPKKGSNGRVQISDLLNILSKVLLAGDFPDAATACENDKAHIRLAAAKSIMRLSRRWEMHISPHIFQSTILMAKDTSSFAREAFLDKTHKLLKGRAASSKFACAFPLAAADSVIDQQKSLNYLIEFIKEKNKAALTCSAPGKEESMTDSPAYIVVFLLHILAHDAGFLHVNSDNEEHTAQFCRPLLLLLHVLVNSQFVDVNKNFLYLRSIFRAIRRAEDVIDPEKTPKLHMLAEIGMSVLNATKPDKVDLSGAPGLVLLPSSLYKTCETRRTNEDNCFAAPVNEDFLKKLVQVFECDFEQLFSSTVKRNRKYLKDNLQGQNVFALPMSKQVEVSKNTMIDKKVSREEMASTCVLEACPKGRQQNGIVNSSVAHLQVGSSVIEEVHADGSGDIAHLRAKEHQLDSESANLELFGIESDISSQEVDVSLAVSPQRERKRKKICDFTENLDYYETNIKQSCSSDGSTVSFFRQRGPKKQCSNVNRNRLATVSGEGGAKTQGSGTSQRTVLLDRTNSLPVKGLQKHSQQKKSCLGLKVSLDTSDSGVSHENKDSIAYRTRRRKV